A portion of the Pseudarthrobacter sp. L1SW genome contains these proteins:
- a CDS encoding YbdD/YjiX family protein has protein sequence MGAALTGLSIGFKGFARYLGGVMGADAYAKYLEHHRAAGHGTAPLTEREFWRDRTDRQDSNPQGRCC, from the coding sequence ATGGGCGCGGCCCTCACCGGACTCTCCATCGGGTTCAAGGGCTTCGCCCGGTACCTCGGCGGTGTCATGGGCGCGGACGCCTACGCCAAGTACCTGGAGCATCACAGGGCGGCCGGGCACGGGACAGCGCCCCTGACCGAGCGCGAGTTCTGGCGCGACCGGACCGACCGCCAGGACAGCAACCCCCAAGGCCGGTGCTGCTGA
- a CDS encoding PadR family transcriptional regulator yields the protein MSIRHSLLALLEDQPRYGYQLRVEFENRTGATWPLNIGQVYTTLDRLERDALVARDGDDGNGHVVYSITAAGKAEIRNWFAVPVERNSPPRNELAIKLALAVTLPGVDVQAIIQNQRVSSLRSLQDYSKARRDTALNQRAGDTASLLVLDSLIFQAEAEVRWLDLCEARMIQQAQGK from the coding sequence ATGTCCATCCGCCACAGCCTCCTCGCCCTGTTGGAGGACCAGCCCCGCTACGGCTACCAGCTGCGGGTTGAATTCGAGAACCGCACCGGTGCCACGTGGCCGCTCAACATCGGGCAGGTGTACACCACTCTGGACCGGCTGGAACGCGATGCGCTGGTGGCCAGGGATGGCGACGACGGGAACGGCCACGTGGTCTACAGCATCACCGCGGCCGGCAAGGCCGAAATCCGGAACTGGTTCGCGGTACCCGTGGAGCGGAACAGCCCGCCCCGCAACGAGCTTGCCATCAAGCTGGCGCTCGCCGTCACCCTCCCCGGCGTCGACGTCCAGGCCATCATCCAGAACCAGCGGGTATCGTCCCTCAGGTCACTGCAGGACTACTCGAAGGCCCGCCGGGACACAGCACTGAACCAGCGCGCCGGTGACACGGCGTCGCTGCTGGTCCTGGACTCCCTGATCTTCCAGGCGGAGGCGGAAGTACGGTGGCTGGACCTGTGCGAGGCCAGGATGATCCAGCAGGCGCAGGGGAAATAG
- a CDS encoding carbon starvation CstA family protein yields the protein MAKTPDQRGNASGGRGVAATDPALPPTAVDDAVREAEERKWTPGKIALWAAIALLGGVAWFMLAIIRGETVNAIWFVFASVCTYLIGYRFYSKVIERYITKPDDRRATPAEYKADGKDYVRTDRNVLFGHHFAAIAGAGPLVGPVLAAQMGYLPGTIWIIIGVVLAGAVQDYLVMFFSMRRGGRSLGQMAREELGVVGGTAALIATLLIMVIIVAILALVVVNALGESPWGVFSVGMTIPIALFMGVYLRYLRPGKVLEVSLIGFVLLMAAIIGGGIVAETPWGADVFSLDRVTIAWGIIIYGFIAAILPVWLLLAPRDYLSTFMKIGVIVMLAVAIIAVRPEITVPAFSEFASRENGPVFPGALFPFLFVTIACGALSGFHALISSGTTPKLVEKERQTRFIGYGGMLMESFVAIMALVAAISIDRGLYFAMNSPAALTGGTVETAATWVNSLGLAGVNISPDLLAQTAENVGEQSIVSRTGGAPTLALGLAHIMQQFIGGTAMMAFWYHFAIMFEALFILTAVDAGTRVARFMLQDSIGNFIPKFKEHSWRPGAWLCTAIMVGAWGAVLLMGVTDPLGGINTLFPLFGIANQLLAAIALSVCLAIVAKRGTFNYLWIVALPLAFAAVVTITASYQKIFSSTPAVGYFANNAAFSKALADGKTEFGTAKSVAAMEAVVRNTAIQGWLSVIFVVLSIIVIATALLATIKAFRSRTSGAVITDNEDPAKPSRVFAPAGLIPTPAERELMAEWDKVPAELRFERAGHH from the coding sequence ATGGCCAAAACGCCTGATCAGCGGGGAAATGCATCCGGAGGCAGGGGCGTTGCCGCCACCGACCCGGCCCTGCCGCCCACAGCGGTGGATGACGCGGTCCGTGAGGCCGAAGAGAGGAAGTGGACCCCGGGAAAGATCGCGCTTTGGGCTGCGATTGCACTCCTCGGCGGCGTGGCCTGGTTCATGCTGGCCATCATCCGCGGCGAGACGGTGAACGCCATCTGGTTTGTGTTCGCTTCGGTCTGCACCTACCTCATTGGCTACCGCTTCTACTCCAAGGTGATCGAGCGGTACATCACCAAACCTGATGACCGCCGTGCCACGCCTGCCGAGTACAAGGCCGACGGCAAGGACTACGTCCGGACAGACCGGAATGTCCTGTTCGGCCACCACTTTGCCGCCATCGCCGGCGCGGGTCCGCTGGTGGGACCCGTGCTGGCCGCGCAGATGGGCTACCTGCCCGGCACAATCTGGATTATTATCGGCGTCGTCCTTGCGGGTGCGGTCCAGGACTACCTGGTGATGTTCTTCTCGATGCGGCGCGGCGGACGGTCGCTGGGACAGATGGCCCGCGAGGAGCTCGGCGTCGTGGGCGGCACCGCCGCCCTAATAGCCACCCTGCTCATCATGGTGATTATCGTCGCCATCCTGGCGCTCGTCGTCGTCAATGCCCTGGGTGAAAGCCCGTGGGGTGTCTTCTCGGTCGGCATGACTATCCCGATCGCCCTGTTCATGGGTGTCTACCTGCGCTACCTGCGTCCCGGGAAGGTCCTGGAAGTATCGCTGATCGGCTTTGTGCTGCTGATGGCGGCCATCATCGGCGGCGGCATCGTGGCCGAAACCCCGTGGGGTGCGGACGTCTTCAGCCTGGACCGGGTCACCATCGCCTGGGGCATCATCATTTACGGCTTCATCGCGGCCATCCTGCCGGTGTGGCTGCTGCTGGCACCGCGTGACTACCTGTCCACGTTCATGAAGATCGGCGTGATCGTGATGCTCGCCGTGGCCATCATTGCGGTCCGCCCGGAAATCACCGTCCCGGCCTTCAGCGAGTTCGCCAGCAGGGAGAACGGTCCGGTGTTCCCCGGCGCGCTCTTCCCCTTCCTGTTCGTCACCATCGCCTGCGGCGCCCTGTCCGGCTTCCATGCGCTGATCTCCTCGGGCACCACTCCAAAGCTGGTGGAGAAGGAACGGCAGACCCGCTTCATTGGCTACGGCGGCATGCTGATGGAGTCCTTCGTGGCGATCATGGCGCTCGTGGCCGCCATCTCGATCGACCGCGGCCTCTACTTCGCCATGAACTCGCCGGCGGCGCTGACCGGCGGAACGGTGGAAACAGCCGCTACCTGGGTCAACAGCCTGGGCCTGGCGGGGGTCAACATCAGCCCGGACCTCCTGGCCCAGACAGCCGAGAACGTGGGCGAGCAAAGCATCGTGTCCCGGACCGGCGGCGCGCCCACGCTCGCCTTGGGACTGGCGCACATCATGCAGCAGTTCATCGGCGGGACGGCCATGATGGCGTTCTGGTACCACTTCGCCATCATGTTCGAAGCCCTTTTCATCCTCACCGCAGTGGACGCCGGCACCCGTGTTGCCCGGTTCATGCTGCAGGACTCGATCGGCAACTTCATCCCCAAGTTCAAAGAGCACTCCTGGCGCCCAGGTGCCTGGCTCTGCACGGCGATCATGGTCGGGGCCTGGGGCGCCGTGCTGCTGATGGGTGTGACAGACCCCCTGGGCGGCATCAACACGCTGTTCCCGCTCTTCGGAATCGCCAACCAGCTGCTCGCGGCCATCGCCCTGTCCGTGTGCCTGGCCATCGTAGCCAAGCGCGGCACCTTCAACTACCTCTGGATCGTCGCGCTGCCGCTGGCGTTCGCCGCCGTGGTCACCATCACGGCAAGCTACCAGAAGATCTTCTCGTCCACCCCGGCAGTGGGCTACTTCGCCAACAACGCGGCCTTCAGCAAGGCACTGGCCGACGGGAAGACCGAGTTTGGTACCGCAAAGTCCGTGGCAGCCATGGAAGCCGTGGTCCGCAACACTGCCATCCAGGGCTGGCTGTCGGTGATCTTCGTGGTGCTCAGCATCATTGTGATCGCGACGGCGCTGCTCGCCACGATCAAGGCGTTCCGCAGCCGCACGTCGGGAGCGGTCATCACGGACAATGAAGATCCCGCCAAGCCTTCACGGGTCTTTGCCCCTGCCGGGTTGATTCCCACTCCCGCTGAGCGCGAGCTGATGGCGGAATGGGACAAGGTTCCGGCTGAACTCCGCTTCGAACGGGCAGGTCACCACTGA
- a CDS encoding NAD(P)H-quinone oxidoreductase, whose amino-acid sequence MKAVYISEPGGPEVLEVREAEAPVPGTGEVLIDVVAAGLNRADVQQRRGLYPPPPGASEIPGLEVSGRIAGFGPGVTKAFSLGDKVVALLAGGGYAQQVAVPAEQVLRVPDGVDLVTAAALPEVAATVYSNLVMTAQLQAGETVLIHGATGGIGTMAIQLAKALGARVAATAGSDEKVGTAKAFLGADIAINYAEEDFPESLRRQNGGKGADVILDVVGAKYLAQNVDALADYGRLVVIGLQGGTKGELDLGQLLKKRAAVVATALRPRPVAEKGAIMNAVRDAVWPLISDGTVRPLVAKTFPLDQVRAAHRYFDTGEHVGKVLLLM is encoded by the coding sequence ATGAAAGCCGTCTACATTTCGGAGCCGGGCGGCCCGGAAGTTCTGGAGGTCCGGGAGGCTGAAGCCCCGGTACCCGGTACCGGAGAGGTGCTGATCGACGTCGTAGCGGCCGGCCTTAACCGGGCGGACGTGCAGCAGCGGAGGGGCCTTTATCCGCCACCGCCCGGCGCATCGGAAATTCCCGGCCTTGAAGTGTCCGGCAGGATTGCGGGATTCGGTCCCGGTGTCACAAAGGCCTTCTCCCTTGGCGACAAGGTAGTGGCACTGTTGGCCGGCGGCGGGTACGCGCAGCAGGTGGCGGTCCCGGCCGAGCAGGTCCTGCGCGTGCCCGACGGCGTTGACCTGGTGACGGCAGCTGCCCTTCCCGAGGTTGCGGCCACGGTCTACTCCAACCTGGTGATGACGGCGCAGTTGCAGGCGGGTGAAACCGTCCTGATCCATGGGGCAACGGGCGGGATCGGCACCATGGCTATCCAGCTCGCCAAGGCGCTCGGCGCCAGGGTTGCAGCCACTGCCGGATCTGATGAAAAGGTGGGCACGGCAAAAGCCTTCCTGGGGGCCGACATCGCCATCAATTATGCCGAGGAGGACTTTCCCGAAAGCCTTCGCCGCCAGAACGGGGGCAAGGGCGCGGACGTAATCCTCGACGTCGTGGGCGCCAAATACCTGGCGCAGAACGTGGACGCGCTCGCCGATTACGGACGCCTGGTGGTCATCGGGCTGCAGGGAGGAACCAAGGGGGAGCTCGACCTGGGGCAGCTGCTCAAGAAGCGCGCCGCCGTCGTGGCCACCGCGCTGCGCCCGCGTCCGGTAGCGGAAAAGGGCGCCATTATGAACGCCGTCCGCGACGCCGTGTGGCCGCTTATCAGCGACGGAACCGTCCGCCCGCTCGTGGCAAAGACCTTCCCCCTGGACCAGGTGCGCGCCGCCCACCGGTACTTCGACACCGGCGAGCACGTGGGCAAGGTCCTCCTGCTGATGTAG
- a CDS encoding ExeM/NucH family extracellular endonuclease → MHQTPWKLALGTVLSAGLAAAPVAALPAVADSTAAEVSAAAGTSPVVINEAYLSGGSSGAAYKNKFVELHNTSDAPVPLDGWSVQYRAASAATAPTSVAALSGSIPAKGHYLIQGGSNGANGADLPAPDLVAGALNLSGSAGTIVLAKQPTAVALGTGSQVEPAGVADLLGYGASNTFETQAAQAPAGNTDVKSLNRAAGADSNSNAADFALSTAITPTGTGGATTPDPGPTPDPTPAPTPSTRSIAEIQGTGTASPLAGSTVTTTGKVTAVFPTGGLNGYYLQTAGTGGDLTATNHAASDGIFVYSPATAASVQAGDYVQVTGAVAEYYGMTQLNVTAASGLTKLAEAVPEVKATAFALPASEALRESLEGMLLAPQGPLTVTDNYSLNQYGEIGLAGGTTPLVQPTAVAPYGSAEYTATVAENAARGIKLDDGSSTNFLKDAATKAQVLPYLTATDPIRVGSPATFTTNVVLGYGNNAWKLQPLTHLTEANKAAVQPASFGATRTDAPAAVGGNLKIASFNVLNYFPTTGDQLTGCTFYEDREGNPITVRGGCNARGAANAENFKRQQDKIVTAITKAGADVVTLMEIENSAQFGKDRDDALAKLVDALNIETPGIWDYVRSPANAPPLSDEDMIRTAFIYKKAVAEPVGESIIHNDTVAFSTARKPLAQVFKPVGGGAGTEFIAIANHFKSKGSAATPDDTDQGQGASNLARTAQAKSLLEFSKSLQESKDTDKVFLIGDFNAYAKEDPINVFTAAGYVNQDEKARNADGSAKHSYLFGGMVGSLDHILASPAANAAVTGADIWNINSVESVALEYSRYNNNITNYYAPDQYRASDHDPVVVGLDLRSAPATVDLNFLGINDFHGRIDSSTVLFAGTIEKLRAAAAPGATAFLSAGDNIGASLFASAVAKDQPTIDVLNALELKASTVGNHEFDGGWADLRDRVISGGTNAKFPYLGANVYRKGTTEPVLPEFTILEMAGVKVAVIGTVTQEVPSLVTPAGIADLEFGDPVEAINRAAARIASGNLADVIIVENHDGAGSGVVEGATLEQEVAAGGPFAKLVTETSADVDAIFTGHTHKEYAWDAPVPGVEGKTRPIVQTGNYGENVGQIQLTVDNATKQVTSYKAGNVRRTTDPAAGLTAAYPRVAAVDAIVRKALAEAAVVGNQPVGSVTADITTAFTTDAAGAAKRDDRGNESTLGNLVADSLLDSLQPAELGGAEIGVVNPGGLRNELYYAPDGTITYAEANAVLPFVNNLWTTSLTGAQFKTLLEQQWQTNADGTVPSRAYLQLGLSKNVNYTYDAARPAGDRITSVRVNGAALDPARSYRLGTFSFLATGGDNFRAFTEGANTKDSGLVDRDAWIRYLQESSPVSPDFARRSVAVASTTPAEVKPGEQVSLTVSKLDLTSLGSPVNKTLSAVFTDAAGAVTQLGMVPVEAGTANVNLPVPSGAAGGTGTLVLTAAESGTVVTVAVTVASIPVEPGCTTPVKPARSTDLAGQLNYGQAMAAYRACLRAGR, encoded by the coding sequence ATGCATCAAACACCTTGGAAACTGGCGCTGGGAACAGTGCTGTCGGCGGGGCTGGCAGCAGCGCCCGTGGCAGCCTTGCCCGCAGTCGCCGACTCGACAGCCGCGGAGGTCTCAGCCGCGGCAGGAACCTCCCCCGTTGTGATCAACGAGGCCTACCTCAGCGGTGGCAGCAGCGGCGCCGCATACAAAAACAAGTTCGTGGAGCTCCACAACACGTCGGACGCCCCCGTTCCGCTGGACGGCTGGTCGGTCCAGTACCGTGCAGCCTCAGCCGCGACGGCCCCCACCAGCGTGGCCGCCCTTTCCGGTTCGATCCCGGCCAAGGGGCACTACCTGATCCAGGGTGGAAGCAACGGTGCCAACGGTGCGGACCTTCCCGCACCTGACCTCGTTGCCGGTGCCCTGAACCTCAGCGGATCGGCCGGCACCATCGTGCTCGCCAAGCAGCCCACCGCCGTCGCGCTCGGCACCGGCTCCCAGGTGGAGCCCGCCGGAGTGGCCGACCTGCTGGGCTATGGCGCGTCCAACACCTTCGAAACACAGGCAGCCCAGGCCCCCGCAGGAAATACCGACGTCAAGAGCCTGAACCGGGCAGCAGGGGCGGACAGCAACAGCAACGCCGCGGACTTCGCCCTGAGCACCGCCATCACACCCACCGGGACGGGCGGCGCGACCACGCCCGATCCCGGCCCCACTCCGGACCCAACGCCAGCGCCCACACCGTCCACGCGGTCCATCGCCGAGATCCAGGGCACGGGCACCGCGAGCCCGCTGGCAGGTTCCACGGTCACCACCACCGGCAAGGTCACCGCAGTCTTCCCCACGGGCGGGCTCAACGGCTACTACCTGCAAACGGCTGGCACCGGCGGCGACCTGACGGCAACCAACCATGCCGCTTCGGACGGAATCTTTGTCTACTCCCCCGCCACAGCGGCTTCGGTGCAGGCCGGAGACTACGTCCAGGTGACCGGCGCGGTGGCGGAGTACTACGGCATGACGCAGCTCAACGTCACTGCGGCGTCCGGCCTCACCAAGCTGGCCGAGGCCGTGCCTGAAGTCAAGGCCACGGCCTTCGCGCTGCCGGCCAGCGAGGCTCTCCGGGAATCCCTTGAAGGAATGCTCCTCGCTCCCCAGGGCCCGCTGACCGTTACGGACAACTACAGCCTGAACCAGTACGGGGAGATCGGCCTGGCCGGCGGGACAACACCCCTGGTCCAGCCCACCGCCGTCGCGCCTTACGGCTCGGCCGAATACACCGCCACGGTAGCGGAGAACGCCGCCCGCGGCATCAAGCTCGACGACGGCTCCAGCACCAACTTCCTCAAGGACGCCGCCACCAAAGCCCAGGTCCTGCCCTACCTGACCGCCACGGACCCGATAAGGGTGGGCTCCCCCGCCACCTTCACCACCAACGTGGTGCTGGGCTACGGCAACAACGCCTGGAAGCTCCAGCCGCTGACCCACCTGACGGAAGCCAACAAGGCCGCCGTTCAGCCGGCGTCGTTCGGGGCAACCCGCACCGATGCTCCGGCCGCTGTGGGCGGGAACCTGAAGATCGCCTCCTTCAACGTGCTCAACTACTTCCCCACCACCGGCGACCAGCTCACCGGCTGCACCTTCTACGAGGACCGCGAAGGCAACCCGATCACGGTCCGCGGCGGCTGCAATGCACGCGGGGCAGCCAACGCGGAGAACTTCAAGCGGCAGCAGGACAAGATCGTCACCGCCATCACCAAGGCCGGCGCGGACGTTGTCACGCTGATGGAAATCGAGAACTCCGCCCAGTTCGGCAAGGACCGGGACGACGCCCTCGCCAAGCTGGTGGACGCGCTGAACATCGAGACCCCCGGGATCTGGGATTACGTCCGGTCACCCGCCAACGCGCCGCCGCTGAGCGACGAGGACATGATCCGCACCGCGTTCATCTACAAAAAGGCCGTCGCTGAACCCGTGGGTGAATCCATCATCCACAATGACACCGTTGCATTTTCCACCGCACGCAAGCCCCTGGCCCAGGTCTTCAAGCCGGTGGGCGGCGGTGCCGGGACAGAGTTCATTGCAATCGCCAACCACTTCAAGTCCAAAGGCTCGGCCGCCACGCCGGACGACACCGACCAGGGCCAGGGCGCTTCAAACCTGGCCCGCACCGCCCAGGCCAAATCCCTGCTGGAGTTCAGCAAGTCCCTGCAGGAGTCCAAGGACACGGACAAGGTGTTCCTCATTGGCGACTTCAACGCCTACGCCAAGGAAGACCCCATCAACGTCTTCACTGCTGCGGGCTATGTCAACCAGGACGAGAAGGCACGCAACGCGGACGGTTCCGCCAAGCACTCGTACCTGTTCGGCGGGATGGTGGGCTCCCTGGACCACATCCTGGCCTCCCCCGCCGCCAACGCGGCGGTCACCGGAGCGGACATCTGGAACATTAATTCCGTAGAGTCCGTGGCCCTGGAGTACAGCCGCTACAACAACAACATCACCAACTACTACGCGCCGGACCAGTACCGCGCCAGCGACCACGATCCCGTTGTGGTGGGCCTGGACCTGCGGTCTGCGCCCGCCACCGTTGACCTGAACTTCCTGGGCATCAACGACTTCCACGGCCGGATCGATTCCAGCACCGTGCTGTTCGCCGGGACCATCGAGAAGCTCCGGGCGGCAGCCGCCCCGGGCGCTACCGCCTTCCTCTCCGCCGGAGACAACATCGGGGCGTCGCTGTTTGCCTCCGCCGTCGCCAAGGACCAGCCCACCATCGACGTGCTGAACGCACTGGAACTGAAGGCCTCGACCGTGGGCAACCACGAGTTCGACGGCGGGTGGGCGGACCTGCGCGACCGCGTCATCTCCGGCGGCACCAACGCGAAGTTCCCCTACCTGGGCGCCAACGTCTACAGGAAGGGCACCACCGAACCGGTCCTGCCTGAATTCACCATCTTGGAGATGGCTGGCGTCAAGGTGGCCGTGATCGGCACTGTCACCCAGGAGGTCCCCTCCCTGGTTACCCCCGCCGGCATTGCCGACCTTGAGTTCGGCGACCCGGTGGAAGCCATCAACCGGGCAGCGGCGCGCATCGCATCAGGGAACCTTGCCGACGTCATCATCGTGGAAAACCACGACGGCGCCGGTTCAGGTGTGGTGGAAGGCGCCACGCTGGAGCAGGAAGTGGCAGCCGGCGGTCCCTTCGCCAAGCTGGTCACCGAAACATCCGCGGACGTTGACGCCATTTTCACCGGCCACACCCACAAGGAATACGCCTGGGATGCCCCCGTCCCCGGCGTCGAGGGCAAGACCCGTCCCATCGTCCAGACCGGCAACTACGGCGAGAATGTGGGGCAGATCCAGCTCACCGTGGATAACGCCACGAAGCAGGTCACGTCCTACAAGGCAGGCAACGTCAGGCGCACCACGGACCCGGCTGCGGGCCTGACCGCCGCCTACCCGCGCGTGGCCGCCGTCGACGCGATCGTCAGGAAGGCACTCGCTGAGGCCGCCGTCGTCGGAAACCAGCCTGTTGGTTCCGTCACGGCGGACATCACCACGGCGTTCACCACGGACGCCGCCGGTGCTGCCAAGCGCGATGACCGCGGGAACGAATCCACCCTGGGCAACCTGGTGGCCGATTCGCTCCTGGATTCGTTGCAGCCGGCCGAGCTGGGCGGCGCCGAAATCGGCGTCGTCAATCCCGGCGGCCTGCGGAACGAGCTTTACTACGCCCCGGACGGGACCATCACGTATGCGGAGGCCAACGCGGTGCTGCCGTTCGTGAACAACCTCTGGACCACATCCCTGACGGGCGCCCAGTTCAAGACGCTGCTGGAGCAGCAGTGGCAGACCAACGCGGACGGGACGGTGCCCAGCCGCGCCTACCTCCAGCTGGGCCTGTCAAAGAACGTGAACTACACCTACGACGCCGCCCGGCCCGCCGGGGACCGCATCACCTCGGTCCGCGTGAACGGCGCCGCCCTGGACCCGGCGAGGTCCTACCGATTGGGCACGTTCAGCTTCCTGGCAACAGGCGGTGACAACTTCCGGGCTTTCACGGAGGGCGCCAACACCAAGGACTCGGGACTGGTGGACCGCGATGCCTGGATCAGATACCTGCAGGAGAGCAGCCCCGTTTCGCCGGACTTCGCCCGGCGCTCCGTGGCGGTCGCCAGCACCACGCCGGCTGAGGTCAAGCCCGGGGAGCAGGTCAGCCTCACAGTGTCCAAGCTGGACCTCACATCGCTGGGCAGCCCGGTCAACAAGACTCTCTCCGCAGTGTTCACCGACGCCGCCGGTGCGGTAACCCAACTGGGGATGGTGCCGGTGGAAGCTGGCACGGCCAACGTGAACCTGCCCGTACCGTCCGGCGCAGCCGGCGGGACAGGGACGCTTGTGCTCACGGCGGCTGAATCCGGCACGGTGGTGACGGTTGCGGTGACAGT
- a CDS encoding DUF1540 domain-containing protein yields the protein MTTHVADCSVTNCSFNDHTNCNAAAITVGGAENHAHCATFIETGIHGGLPKVLADVGACQRAECVHNDHLMCKAPEVHVGPGADNADCLTYSHA from the coding sequence ATGACAACGCACGTCGCCGACTGCAGCGTAACGAACTGTTCCTTTAACGACCACACCAACTGCAACGCCGCCGCCATCACTGTGGGCGGCGCCGAGAACCATGCACACTGCGCCACCTTCATCGAGACCGGGATCCACGGCGGACTGCCCAAGGTCCTTGCCGACGTCGGGGCGTGCCAGCGCGCCGAGTGCGTCCACAATGACCACCTGATGTGCAAAGCACCCGAGGTCCACGTCGGCCCCGGCGCGGACAACGCTGACTGTCTCACATACTCACACGCCTAA
- a CDS encoding bacterial proteasome activator family protein, translated as MSDPQDTQSAEDLPVEGTPIDDRQPPVPAQAAPADGRPKGSNLQDLVDEPAKVMRIGTMIRQLLEEVKSAPLDDAARGRLAEIHARSIKELEDGLAPELVEELDRISLPFSDEATPSDAELRIAQAQLVGWLEGLFHGIQTAIAAQHAAREHAAAQMQLRQLPPGTMIAPGVVIGENGEPQRAGAGARSGSPARPGQRDDPDHGPGQYL; from the coding sequence ATGAGCGATCCACAAGACACTCAGTCAGCTGAGGACCTCCCCGTAGAAGGCACTCCCATCGATGATCGGCAGCCGCCGGTGCCCGCCCAGGCCGCCCCGGCGGATGGCAGGCCCAAGGGAAGCAACCTCCAGGACCTGGTGGATGAACCGGCCAAGGTGATGCGGATCGGAACCATGATCCGGCAGCTCCTGGAGGAAGTGAAGTCTGCGCCCCTGGATGACGCTGCCCGGGGCAGGCTCGCCGAGATCCACGCGCGCTCCATCAAGGAGTTGGAGGACGGGCTGGCACCTGAGCTGGTGGAGGAACTGGACAGGATCAGCCTGCCCTTCTCCGACGAGGCCACTCCCTCCGACGCTGAACTCCGGATAGCCCAGGCCCAGCTTGTCGGGTGGCTGGAGGGATTGTTCCACGGGATCCAGACTGCCATTGCTGCACAGCATGCGGCCCGTGAGCACGCCGCCGCGCAGATGCAGCTCCGCCAGCTCCCGCCCGGCACCATGATCGCGCCGGGAGTGGTCATCGGGGAAAACGGGGAGCCGCAGCGCGCCGGTGCGGGTGCCCGGTCCGGAAGCCCGGCACGGCCTGGCCAGCGGGACGACCCGGACCACGGTCCCGGACAATACCTCTAG
- a CDS encoding VOC family protein — translation MPSPVPTPGAPCWIDLMTTDVNTARRFYGELFGWEYQAGDEEKYGGYVTASKNGKAVAGIMQKDGNQAGKPDTWSTYLRTDDAAATAKAVEAYGGQVYMPPMDVPGQGHMAMFGDATGAAIGVWQPREMLGYELVGEPGTAAWHELHAKDYDAAVKFYQDVFGWETEVMSDAPGFRYTTMGSGMNAQAGILDASGYLTGEIPSHWQVYFSVEDTDAAIDQAKAMGATVLEGPADSDFGRVAQLADPAGATFKIISAQAGSGQAQ, via the coding sequence ATGCCCAGCCCCGTACCCACACCCGGCGCACCCTGCTGGATCGACCTCATGACCACCGACGTCAACACAGCCCGGCGTTTCTACGGCGAGCTGTTCGGCTGGGAGTACCAGGCCGGGGACGAGGAAAAATACGGCGGGTACGTGACCGCATCGAAGAACGGCAAAGCGGTTGCGGGGATCATGCAGAAGGACGGGAACCAGGCGGGCAAGCCTGACACGTGGTCCACCTACCTTCGAACCGACGACGCCGCAGCCACTGCCAAAGCGGTGGAAGCCTACGGCGGGCAGGTCTATATGCCGCCCATGGACGTTCCCGGGCAGGGGCACATGGCCATGTTTGGTGACGCCACGGGAGCAGCCATCGGTGTGTGGCAACCGCGGGAAATGCTTGGCTACGAGCTGGTCGGCGAGCCGGGCACCGCCGCCTGGCACGAACTCCACGCCAAGGACTACGACGCCGCCGTGAAGTTCTATCAGGATGTGTTCGGCTGGGAAACGGAGGTCATGAGCGACGCCCCCGGGTTCCGCTACACCACCATGGGCTCGGGGATGAATGCACAGGCGGGAATCCTGGACGCCTCGGGCTACCTGACCGGTGAGATCCCCTCGCACTGGCAGGTGTATTTCTCCGTGGAGGACACCGATGCCGCCATCGACCAGGCCAAGGCCATGGGCGCCACAGTCCTGGAGGGGCCGGCGGACAGCGACTTCGGCCGGGTAGCGCAGCTCGCCGATCCTGCCGGGGCCACCTTCAAGATCATCTCAGCGCAGGCAGGCTCGGGGCAGGCCCAGTAG